In Patescibacteria group bacterium, a genomic segment contains:
- a CDS encoding trypsin-like peptidase domain-containing protein: MSPQEIKIEDSNFGSPEMPSVTPKRKSKALVLSVFVVITAFVLGIIGGMFAIVVLFTNNGAIANKLGVKNVGNLSIGTTTTQKLVLQESNAVIDASKKVSPSVVSIVSKSTYQNLFGQTVQSQGAGTGFIITNDGLILTNKHVVSDTNTQYTVVLADGRSFDATVQSLDPTQDLAVVKIDANNLPVVELGDSDQLVVGQWVVAVGNALGQYQNTVTQGVISGVNRSVQASDSTGTTSEDLTGLLQTDAAINPGNSGGPLVNLAGQVIGINTAVASNAQGIGFAIPINVAKTAIDSIKATGKIVRPYLGVRYIQITKDIAQQNNLSVDYGALVIRGNGLGQVAVVPGSPADKAGIVENDIILEINGEKVDVDHSLVNLIQQYKIGDTITLRILSKGDEKDVKVVLQQSQ, encoded by the coding sequence ATGTCTCCTCAAGAAATAAAAATAGAAGATAGCAATTTTGGTAGCCCGGAAATGCCAAGTGTTACACCCAAAAGAAAAAGCAAGGCCCTTGTTTTATCAGTATTTGTTGTAATCACAGCGTTTGTTTTGGGAATAATAGGAGGCATGTTTGCAATCGTTGTATTATTTACAAACAATGGCGCAATCGCCAACAAGCTTGGGGTAAAAAATGTTGGCAATCTATCAATTGGAACAACCACCACCCAGAAATTAGTACTACAGGAATCCAATGCGGTGATCGATGCGAGCAAAAAGGTCTCTCCTTCGGTGGTTTCAATCGTATCTAAATCAACTTATCAGAATTTATTTGGCCAAACTGTTCAATCACAGGGCGCCGGAACGGGCTTCATCATCACGAATGACGGATTGATTCTCACTAATAAGCATGTCGTTTCTGATACCAATACCCAATACACCGTTGTTCTGGCCGATGGTAGATCATTTGACGCAACAGTTCAATCACTCGATCCTACGCAGGATTTGGCTGTAGTCAAAATCGACGCTAATAATTTGCCGGTAGTGGAACTTGGCGACTCGGACCAATTGGTTGTTGGGCAATGGGTTGTAGCGGTAGGAAATGCTCTGGGGCAATATCAGAATACTGTTACCCAAGGGGTAATTTCGGGAGTAAATCGATCAGTTCAGGCATCAGATTCCACGGGAACGACATCTGAAGATTTAACCGGGCTTTTACAAACCGATGCCGCGATTAACCCCGGAAATTCTGGTGGGCCGTTAGTCAATTTGGCTGGCCAGGTTATCGGAATAAATACGGCGGTAGCATCAAATGCACAAGGAATCGGTTTTGCTATTCCGATCAATGTAGCAAAAACGGCTATCGACAGCATCAAGGCTACCGGAAAAATTGTTCGTCCGTATCTTGGAGTAAGATATATTCAAATTACCAAAGATATTGCACAACAGAATAATTTGTCCGTTGATTATGGGGCACTCGTAATTCGGGGTAATGGCCTTGGACAAGTTGCTGTTGTGCCAGGATCGCCGGCAGATAAAGCAGGAATTGTTGAAAACGATATTATTCTAGAGATAAACGGAGAAAAAGTTGATGTTGATCATAGCCTTGTAAACCTTATCCAGCAATACAAAATCGGAGACACGATTACACTTCGTATTCTCTCTAAGGGTGATGAAAAAGATGTGAAGGTAGTACTTCAGCAATCACAATAA
- a CDS encoding mechanosensitive ion channel domain-containing protein: MNYIVTRFWDPILNYLPKLPFVVLGLVIGYIIIRIVLSVLKNTLKYTKVPKALSGIIISMLTIIFWVLLFGEMARALGFTSIAITISGSLLVLGLALANGATTLTSDIISGVFLAKDEDFEVGFRVKTGDVEGVIQKVDIRKVRIVADDGKLHIVPNVNLDKNGWVVLERELKDDELKLKNFIRKSS; encoded by the coding sequence ATGAATTATATCGTTACGAGATTTTGGGATCCCATCTTGAATTATCTGCCCAAGCTTCCTTTTGTAGTGCTTGGCTTGGTAATAGGTTACATAATTATACGCATTGTGCTTTCGGTTTTAAAAAACACTTTGAAATATACTAAGGTGCCAAAAGCATTATCCGGAATAATTATTTCGATGCTAACAATTATATTCTGGGTATTATTATTTGGAGAAATGGCAAGAGCGCTTGGTTTTACTTCAATCGCAATCACCATCTCAGGATCGCTTCTAGTTCTTGGTTTAGCTTTGGCGAATGGTGCCACAACCTTGACTTCGGATATTATTTCCGGCGTCTTTTTAGCTAAAGATGAAGATTTTGAGGTTGGATTCAGGGTTAAGACCGGTGATGTCGAAGGCGTGATTCAAAAAGTTGACATAAGAAAGGTCCGGATTGTTGCAGATGACGGAAAGTTGCATATCGTGCCAAATGTGAATCTGGATAAAAATGGCTGGGTGGTACTAGAGCGTGAGCTTAAAGATGATGAGTTAAAGCTTAAAAATTTTATTCGCAAAAGCTCTTAA